The following are encoded in a window of Paenibacillus polymyxa genomic DNA:
- the proB gene encoding glutamate 5-kinase has translation MKVVPRKHKLSSFAYKGWKFFCIKKSKIKEVDVLSTRIVIKIGSSSLTGVEGGLNREAIAYFAREISLLRAKGHEVLLVTSGAVAAGFREIGYPFRPKLLHEKQAAAAVGQALLMQAYEQAFKDFDLVIAQVLLTRSDFLSRKRMNNAGMTVEELLRQQVIPIFNENDTVSIDELKFGDNDMLSALVANLVKAQHLIIITDTDGVYTADPRKHPNAVRFERIEEITEEIYALAGGSGSSVGTGGMRSKIEAAKVATRGGVPVYVGRVSANGDLDAAVEGHGPGTYFDTHLSSLPMKKQWLGFMSTPLGAVHVDEGAEEALVHGGHSLLPVGVRRVEGSFHAGDVVEVLGPENKVLGRGIVNYDDEQLRNVQGLPSGEVVGKIGPIHRLEVIHRDEWITLCM, from the coding sequence GGATGGAAGTTTTTTTGCATTAAAAAGAGTAAAATTAAGGAAGTGGACGTCTTGTCAACACGAATCGTCATTAAAATCGGAAGCAGCTCTCTGACTGGAGTGGAAGGTGGTTTGAATCGGGAAGCCATCGCTTATTTTGCCCGGGAAATCAGCTTGCTTCGTGCAAAAGGTCATGAAGTGCTGCTGGTTACATCAGGCGCAGTAGCCGCCGGATTCAGGGAGATTGGGTACCCGTTTCGCCCTAAGCTATTGCATGAAAAGCAGGCGGCAGCGGCTGTTGGCCAAGCTCTTCTCATGCAGGCCTATGAGCAGGCTTTTAAAGATTTTGACCTAGTGATCGCGCAGGTTCTGCTAACCCGTAGTGACTTTTTGAGCCGCAAACGGATGAATAATGCCGGAATGACCGTAGAAGAATTGCTGCGCCAGCAGGTTATCCCGATCTTTAACGAAAATGATACTGTATCGATTGACGAATTGAAATTCGGCGATAACGATATGCTGTCCGCGCTGGTTGCCAATCTGGTCAAAGCTCAGCATCTGATTATCATTACGGACACCGATGGCGTATATACGGCAGATCCGCGCAAGCATCCGAATGCCGTACGTTTTGAACGTATCGAAGAAATTACAGAGGAGATTTATGCATTAGCTGGAGGTTCTGGATCGTCTGTAGGTACTGGCGGCATGCGATCCAAGATCGAAGCTGCCAAAGTCGCTACACGCGGCGGTGTACCTGTATATGTGGGACGCGTAAGCGCGAATGGTGATCTAGACGCAGCCGTCGAAGGACACGGACCGGGAACTTATTTTGACACCCACCTATCTTCACTTCCGATGAAAAAACAGTGGCTTGGATTTATGTCCACCCCTCTGGGCGCAGTTCATGTAGACGAAGGGGCTGAGGAAGCGTTGGTTCACGGAGGACACAGTCTACTTCCGGTTGGCGTACGACGTGTCGAGGGCAGCTTTCATGCCGGAGATGTCGTTGAGGTGCTCGGACCGGAAAATAAAGTGTTAGGACGCGGCATCGTCAATTATGACGATGAACAGCTCCGAAATGTACAAGGATTACCCAGCGGCGAGGTTGTGGGCAAAATTGGTCCCATTCACCGGCTTGAGGTGATCCACAGGGATGAATGGATTACATTATGTATGTAG